The DNA region AAGTCAGAGATTACCGTTGGTAAAGAGAGAGAAGCATAAAGAACCACAAACTATTTGCTTTTTGAACGCGATTTAGATTAAAAATAGACAAAAGATGGAACTGAAATATTGTATTCATCTTCTGTCTATGGAGATAATTATGTTCTCGGCAGCTTTAAGTTCGTTTGGCTTTTTGGGGTGGCAGTTTGATATTTTTGGCTAAACCCAAGAAAGATAAAGTCTGAATCATGATCCAGGTTAAGTCAATTTCCCACCATTCCAGACCATGACGCGCAGAGTATTGAAAAGCATGATGATTGTTATGCCAGCCTTCGCCAAAAGTGAGTAATGCTACCCACCAGCAGTTAAGGGAAGTGTCATAAGATTCATAGCTTTTGTAACCAAATTTGTGTGTTGCACTGTTAACAAACCAAGTGCAGTGGAAGACCACGACTAAGCGGACAAAAACCCCCCAAATTACCAATGGTAGTCCACCCCAGTAATAAAACAACAGCGCCAGGGCAAGCTGTATAGGGATCATGCCATGCTGACAAAATAAATAAAAGCGATCGCTTGATATGTCTTTAGTATAGCGAGCAATTTTTTCGTTGGCTGGATTTTGACATAACATCCAGCCGAGATGACTCCAGTAAAATCCCTTGAGGGAATTGTGGGGGTCAGATTCGGTATCCGAATATTGATGATGAATACGATGTAATCCAATCCAATCTAAAGGGCCACCTTGACCAGCAAGAGTGCCACAAAAAAT from Coleofasciculaceae cyanobacterium includes:
- a CDS encoding fatty acid desaturase; amino-acid sequence: MTVATSKKIPPAWGTIIYMAIIHFVALFALIPSNFNWSALGVALILYIITAGIGITLGFHRLVSHRSFQVPKLVEYCLIFCGTLAGQGGPLDWIGLHRIHHQYSDTESDPHNSLKGFYWSHLGWMLCQNPANEKIARYTKDISSDRFYLFCQHGMIPIQLALALLFYYWGGLPLVIWGVFVRLVVVFHCTWFVNSATHKFGYKSYESYDTSLNCWWVALLTFGEGWHNNHHAFQYSARHGLEWWEIDLTWIMIQTLSFLGLAKNIKLPPQKAKRT